From a single Gimesia fumaroli genomic region:
- a CDS encoding 3'-5' exonuclease — translation MSQSQVAYLVFDVEAIADGDLISRVRYPGEELSPSAALEKYQAEQIEATGSNFIPATFMLPISVAVAKITADYRLQDLTVLDAPEYRPHLITQKFWQGWSHYGKPTFVTFNGRGYDLPVLELAAYRYGISLPEWFNIEARSFDQSRNRYNTSAHLDLMDLFSNFGAGRVTGGLNLLANLIGKPGKTGIDGSQVQSMYDEGKVKEINDYCRCDVLDTYFVFLRSRVLTGHLSIEAEQEIVTEAYQYLERESEGNTAYQHYLEHWGDWESPAE, via the coding sequence GTGTCCCAGTCCCAAGTTGCGTATCTAGTGTTTGACGTGGAAGCGATCGCCGATGGTGACCTGATTTCCCGGGTCCGCTATCCTGGTGAAGAGTTGTCTCCCTCGGCTGCTTTGGAGAAGTACCAGGCGGAACAAATCGAAGCGACGGGGAGTAATTTTATCCCCGCGACCTTTATGCTGCCGATCTCTGTTGCAGTGGCCAAAATCACCGCCGATTATCGACTCCAGGATTTAACGGTCCTCGACGCTCCCGAATATCGTCCGCATTTGATTACACAGAAGTTCTGGCAAGGCTGGTCGCACTACGGTAAGCCGACGTTTGTGACGTTCAATGGACGGGGTTATGATCTGCCGGTCCTGGAATTAGCCGCGTATCGCTATGGGATTTCACTACCAGAGTGGTTCAATATCGAGGCACGCAGCTTTGACCAGTCTCGCAATCGTTATAATACTTCTGCACACCTTGACTTGATGGATCTGTTTTCCAATTTTGGTGCCGGTCGCGTTACCGGTGGCTTGAACCTGCTGGCGAATTTGATTGGCAAACCGGGAAAAACCGGCATCGATGGATCGCAGGTACAGTCCATGTATGACGAGGGAAAAGTCAAAGAGATCAACGACTATTGCCGTTGCGATGTACTGGATACCTATTTCGTTTTTCTCAGGTCGCGCGTGTTAACGGGGCATCTCAGTATTGAAGCCGAACAGGAGATCGTAACCGAAGCCTATCAATACCTGGAGCGAGAATCGGAAGGAAACACCGCCTACCAACATTATCTGGAGCATTGGGGGGACTGGGAGTCGCCTGCAGAGTGA